A region from the Fusarium musae strain F31 chromosome 1, whole genome shotgun sequence genome encodes:
- a CDS encoding hypothetical protein (EggNog:ENOG41) produces MSVPNNVDVILTGTGLVVVASATTPALATAVTQLRKRAARDNFYEDADGKSTPESLAAFSNRLPKVFILALSAVGLGTSIAISVLHSLSQSDSLLLKNWLIAGAWALILLHAISLSAHHAPVKVHDLGLWLFGSSLIVATITVPQLIKEAQFFTRNNTVALVLRAVNVGAVVLLCLSSVLLPRRPDVFFKGKKVDEQWTVSAFSRYTWSWVDPLLSFAVKKNDLDASDVPHVDRTLRAADLKEDWLASKPQGSLFRSLFWAYKGSFMVQLSLTVFRNILALLPFWTMLRVINILEQRDVGLSGASNLELWILIFAMAGFNLLDAWVEGWVFWYSFASIALPIRSQLSTLIFEKSLRRKNVKSADKSKESDEPQGHAEDKENEEDADDGSSVLKSRQAIVNLVGVDALRISNFTGFQFLIINSVFKLLFFSFFLVRLIGWIPFTAGLVAWGLTLPANTYFSRELLSRSDKLMKLRDEKLAVVNEALLGMRQIKFAALESRWEKRILAMRERELKTLWGLFVVDTGLFGCWVVSPILLAATSLAVYAVMNGQLLPSVAFVSIGIFKALEVSLGVLPELITMGVDTFVSLKRIQTYLNGPEMKNTLSEGTDVAFEDASIAWPEDDETPDEDRFILRSLNIRFPAGELSVISGKTGTGKSLLLSAILGETDVLEGSVYVPNTVAPEDRRDAQANLGDWIIPGSIAYVSQTPWLESASLRDNILFGLPFIEERYNQVVDVCALKKDLQILTDGDKTELGANGINLSGGQKWRVTLARAIYSRADILVMDDVFSAVDAHVGRHIFEKCVTGDICKGRTRILVTHHVALVQSKAKYIVELGEGVALHAGLISDFIKDGTLEEICQHEETAQQASGDETTDSSTAVNSEEASITDPAENNENNALQKVPSKNAKQFIQEEVRERGVVKKHVYLTYLQDSGGVVLWSICALVFLGYEVGILGRAWWLRIWTGDVDESISVGSIQQQHGHASVFSLQHFPYSSAPEFRDSRTHYDLKYYLWIYIAISSATAIIGTFRFFWAYFLAIKASRSLFEKMLFTVLHTPLRWLDTVPVGRILNRFSSDFNIIDNRITMDWTQFISNLLSLVGVCVAAFFASGIVIPLAIVLLGLGILLGNRYLYGARPLKRLESNCKSPVFELFNAALAGVSTIRGYKKTQVYINRMYEKLDSWSIITSYMWLVNRWMGLRMGLIGTLFSTIVGIIVIVSPNMDAALAGFTLSFAMDFAESILWTIRNYAGMELNMNSTERVVEYTELETESLEGEKPSAAWPTSGTMEIKDLEVSYAPDLPPVLRGISFDVKNNERVGVVGRTGAGKSSLTLALFRFLEARSGSVTIDGLDISKIDLHSLRSRLAIIPQDPVLFSGTIRSNLDPFEDNTDDELRESLGRVHLVDSQPVTPTNEPASAATSTLAAKNTNIFRDLSSPISESGGNLSQGQRQLLCLARAIVARPKIMVLDEATSAVDMATDALIQRSIREEFTDSTLIVIAHRLSTIADFDRILVLSDGQVAEFGTPKELWQQEGVFRDMCESSGEKEKLKQTIFG; encoded by the exons ATGAGTGTACCCAATAACGTCGATGTGATTTTGACTGGCACAGGCCTTGTTGTTGTAGCATCGGCCACTACGCCTGCTCTAGCCACCGCCGTCACCCAACTACGGAAGCGTGCTGCACGGGACAACTTCTATGAGGATGCCGATGGCAAGAGTACGCCTGAAAGCTTGGCCGCTTTTTCGAACCGTCTTCCCAAAGTTTTCATCCTTGCCCTGTCCGCCGTTGGTCTTGGAACATCAATTGCAATTTCAGTACTTCACTCGCTCTCGCAGTCAGATTCGCTCTTGCTCAAGAATTGGCTCATTGCTGGGGCATGG GCTCTTATTCTTCTCCATGCCATCTCCTTGAGTGCCCATCATGCGCCTGTAAAGGTCCACGATCTTGGCCTGTGGCTTTTTGGGTCTTCTCTCATTGTTGCCACCATTACTGTGCCCCAATTGATTAAGGAGGCTCAGTTTTTCACTCGAAACAACACAgtggctcttgttcttcgtgCTGTGAATGTTGGTGCAGTCGTccttctctgcctctccAGTGTGCTACTCCCACGCCGACCTGATGTATTCTTCAAAGGCAAAAAGGTCGACGAGCAATGGACTGTTTCTGCCTTCAGCCGCTACACGTGGTCCTGGGTTGACCCCCTCCTTTCTTTTGCGGTCAAAAAGAACGATCTGGATGCCAGCGACGTTCCTCATGTAGACCGGACGCTGAGAGCTGCTGATTTGAAAGAGGACTGGCTCGCATCGAAACCTCAAGGCAGTCTCTTCCGCTCCCTGTTTTGGGCATACAAAGGCTCCTTTATGGTACAGCTCTCCCTTACTGTATTCCGAAACATCCTGGCCTTGTTACCTTTCTGGACCATGTTGCGTGTGATCAACATTCTCGAACAGCGCGATGTAGGACTGTCCGGAGCATCCAACTTGGAGCTCTGGATTTTGATTTTTGCGATGGCTGGCTTTAATCTCTTAGATGCC TGGGTTGAAGGATGGGTATTCTGGTACTCCTTTGCGAGCATTGCTCTCCCTATCCGTTCGCAACTGTCGACACTGATCTTCGAAAAATCGCTTCGACGCAAGAACGTCAAGTCCGCGGATAAGTCGAAAGAGTCGGATGAGCCACAGGGCCACGCAGAAGACAAGGAaaatgaagaagatgcagatgaCGGCTCAAGTGTATTGAAGTCTAGACAGGCAATCGTCAACCTTGTTGGTGTCGATGCGTTGCGAATCTCGAACTTCACGGGTTTCCAGTTCCTGATTATCAACAGTGTCTTCAAGCTCCtatttttctctttttttttggttCGCCTGATTGGATGGATCCCTTTCACAGCTGGTTTGGTAGCCTGGGGTCTTACTCTTCCCGCCAATACCTACTTCTCTCGAGAATTGCTATCCAGATCGGATAAGTTGATGAAGCTCCGTGATGAGAAGTTAGCTGTGGTCAACGAAGCTCTTCTTGGAATGAGACAGATCAAGTTCGCCGCCCTGGAGAGTCGCTGGGAAAAGCGCATCTTGGCTATGCGAGAGAGGGAACTGAAGACATTATGGGGACTTTTTGTTGTTGATACCGGTCTCTTTGGATGCTGGGTCGTCAGCCCCATTTTACTTGCTGCGACATCTCTTGCTGTCTATGCTGTTATGAACGGTCAACTTTTGCCTTCTGTTGCCTTCGTTAGCATTGGAATTTTCAAGGCTTTGGAAGTCTCGCTCGGTGTGTTGCCAGAACTCATCACGATGGGAGTTGACACGTTTGTCTCCTTGAAGCGAATTCAAACATATCTCAATGGCCCCGAGATGAAGAACACACTTTCCGAAGGCACAGATGTGGCCTTCGAAGACGCGTCTATTGCCTGGCccgaagatgacgagacaCCTGACGAGGATAGGTTCATCCTGAGGAGTCTGAACATAAGATTCCCTGCTGGCGAACTTTCAGTGATTTCTGGAAAGACAGGTACAGGGAAAAGTTTACTTCTTTCTGCCATTCTTGGTGAAACTGATGTATTGGAGGGTTCTGTTTATGTGCCTAACACTGTTGCCCCGGAAGACCGTCGCGATGCCCAAGCCAACCTCGGCGACTGGATTATCCCCGGATCTATTGCTTATGTTAGCCAAACTCCTTGGCTCGAGAGCGCATCTCTACGTGATAACATCTTATTTGGACTCCCTTTTATCGAGGAACGCTACAACCAGGTCGTTGATGTGTGCGCTCTTAAGAAGGATCTGCAGATTTTGACAGATGGCGACAAGACGGAGCTCGGTGCAAACGGTATCAATCTGTCTGGCGGTCAGAAATGGCGTGTCACGTTAGCGCGGGCTATTTATTCACGAGCCGATATCTTGGTGATGGACGACGTCTTTAGTGCTGTCGATGCACATGTCGGCCGCCATATCTTTGAGAAGTGTGTCACGGGCGATATTTGCAAGGGACGTACTCGAATCCTAGTCACTCACCACGTTGCTTTAGTGCAGTCGAAGGCCAAGTATATAGTAGAGCTTGGTGAAGGTGTTGCTCTGCATGCTGGTTTGATTTCTGACTTTATCAAGGATGGGACCCTGGAGGAGATTTGCCAGCACGAAGAGACTGCGCAACAAGCTTCTGGAGATGAGACGACTGATTCCTCAACGGCTGTCAACTCCGAGGAAGCTTCCATCACAGACCCAGCCGAGAATAATGAGAACAATGCGCTGCAGAAAGTGCCGTCCAAGAACGCTAAGCAGTTCATACAGGAAGAAGTTCGGGAAAGGGGTGTTGTTAAGAAGCATGTCTATCTGACCTATCTGCAAGATAGTGGCGGCGTTGTCCTTTGGAGCATTTGTGCACTTGTTTTTCTTGGATATGAAGTTGGCATTCTTG GTCGAGCATGGTGGCTCCGAATTTGGACTGGTGATGTCGACGAAAGTATTTCAGTTGGCAGCATCCAGCAGCAACATGGTCACGCCTCAGTATTCTCTCTTCAACATTTCCCGTACTCCTCCGCGCCCGAGTTCAGGGATAGTAGGACTCACTATGATTTGAAGTACTACTTATGGATCTACATTGCCATCTCCAGTGCTACTGCAATTATTGGCACATTCAGGTTCTTCTGGGCTTATTTCCTTGCTATCAAAGCGAGCCGATCACTCTTTGAAAAGATGCTGTTTACTGTCCTGCATACTCCTCTGAGATGGCTCGACACTGTTCCCGTCGGCAGAATTCTAAATCGATTCTCGTCCGACTTCAATATCATCGATAACCGTATCACTATGGACTGGACTCAGTTCATCTCCAACTTGCTATCCCTGGTCGGTGTCTGCGTGGCCGCCTTCTTCGCGTCCGGTATCGTGATCCCCTTGGCTATAGTTCTACTGGGGCTTGGTATTCTACTGGGTAATAGATATCTTTATGGCGCACGACCACTAAAACGACTCGAGAGTAACTGCAAGTCCCCAGTCTTCGAGCTCTTCAACGCAGCCCTTGCGGGTGTGTCGACAATCCGAGGCTACAAGAAGACACAGGTCTATATTAACAGGATGTATGAGAAGCTTGATTCGTGGAGCATCATCACCTCTTACATGTGGCTTGTGAACCGCTGGATGGGTCTACGGATGGGTCTTATTGGTACATTATTCTCGACTATCGTCGGGATAATTGTTATTGTGAGCCCTAATATGGACGCTGCCTTGGCTGGCTTCACCTTGTCTTTTGCCATGGATTTTGCCGAGAGTATCCTCTGGACCATTCGAAACTATGCTGGTATGGAGCTGAATATGAACTCAACCGAACGAGTTGTCGAATATACCGAACTTGAGACCGAGTCGCTTGAGGGAGAGAAGCCTTCTGCCGCGTGGCCTACTTCCGGAACTATGGAGATCAAGGATCTCGAGGTTTCATACGCTCCTGACCTTCCACCAGTACTCAGGGGAATCTCCTTTGACGTCAAGAATAACGAAAGAGTCGGTGTTGTGGGGCGTACAGGTGCTGGAAAGTCGTCTCTGACTCTGGCCTTGTTCCGATTTTTGGAGGCCCGTTCTGGTAGCGTCACTATCGATGGCCTGGACATTTCCAAAATTGACCTGCATAGCTTGCGATCTCGCCTAGCCATCATTCCTCAG GATCCTGTCCTTTTTTCGGGAACAATCAGATCCAACCTTGACCCATTTGAGGACAATACAGATGATGAGCTTCGCGAGTCACTGGGCCGCGTCCATCTTGTCGACTCACAGCCAGTTACACCCACTAACGAGCCAGCCTCTGCGGCGACCTCGACACTTGCTGCCAAGAATACAAACATATTCCGAGATCTATCAAGCCCAATCTCTGAGTCTGGCGGCAACCTATCTCAGGGTCAACGACAACTTCTCTGTCTGGCTCGTGCCATTGTGGCACGGCCTAAGATCATGGTACTAGACGAGGCCACTTCCGCCGTCGACATGGCTACCGATGCCCTTATCCAGCGCAGCATTCGAGAGGAGTTTACAGACAGCACACTCATCGTCATTGCACATCGTCTGAGCACCATCGCTGACTTTGATCGCATCCTAGTCCTTTCAGACGGTCAGGTTGCAGAGTTTGGGACTCCCAAGGAGCTTTGGCAACAAGAGGGTGTGTTTCGTGACATGTGTGAGAGCAGtggagagaaggaaaagcTGAAACAAACGATATTTGGctag